The DNA segment TGCACTAGCCAGTCGGCTTTAACTCGCGCTTTTTGCGCCATACCACCCCAATGGTTTTCACCCACACCCCAGCCCGTCATAATCACCTGATCGCCGACTTGGTATCTCGTATCTGTGGATCCGCGCACCACACCCGCAAAATCGATGCCTGGAACCATGGGAAACTGGCGAATGATTTTGCCCGTGCCAGTCACTGCTAAACCATCTTTATAATTCAATGAGGAGTATGCTACATCGACTAAAACTTCACCTTCTGGTAGTTCAGCTTCGTTAATCGGTGTAACTTGAGCATTTATACGACCATCTCTTTGTGTTAAAACTAAAGCATCAAACATAAGTTTTCTCCGCAAGCTATATTAAAAATATTAACAACGAGACTCTTATGGATATGCAGTCTCTCAAATTAAATAATCCTTATCGTCAAGCGGCCGAAAAGGCCGATGAACTGCTAGGTAAGTTCGATAACCACTTGGCAAATACAAACTCAGTTGGAATACGTTTATCCGAGTGCCCCATTAACTGAGTTAACGCATAACTAAATTGACAATAGAGCTGTATATCATTCGCTTGTCTATTGGAGTCATCACTATTTATCATTGCGCCACGAAGATAGTCCATGACGAGTTCAGTTCGATTAAACCCTGGAATATCACCAACTTCTGAGATCGTATTTCTATTCCATTGAGTGTATTCATCACATCTTTTTTCAAATCGCTGCCGGCAGCTCGTTGTCGCTTCGAATAATAAAGTTTGATTGGGCATAATACGCTCAATCACAAACCGTTGTTGCGATAAGACTTGATGAAGTCGATAGCAGTGATGATATAAGAATCTGCTAAAAGGATCTGGATATCGCTGTGCGTCCTGCTTTGCCGCGAAGAGCCACTCATCGTATTGGGCAGAAGCGACGGCAACGATAAGATCAGCTTCTGTTGTAAAATGATTATAGATAGTGCCTTTCGATATTTGACTCACCTGAACCAAATGAGAACGACATAAATCAAATGTTTTGTGTCCTCTCAAGCTACGCAGTGCAACTTGTGTTAGGTAGTCTCTCCTTTGCTCCCAACTACTCATCTCGACCTCATCACATTCTGACAATCAATAACATTGCAACTTCACAATCAAACAATAACAGTGTTTAACGCAAGGCCAAATTGAGTAATACTGATACCATCATGAATAAACTCAATAGCAACAAATGTTAAAAATTGAACTACTTGAGAGTTTTATTGCAATAGCGGAATGCGGCAACTTATCAAAAGCGGCAGATAAAGTCTGCCGCACACAATCAACCTTGAGTTTACAAGTCAAAAAGCTTGAAGAGGTCGTTGGTCAATCGTTGTTGCTGCGAGACAACAAAGGCGTAGCCTTAACCGAGGCTGGTTTAACTCTATTAAATTACGCCTATAAAATGATGCAACTCAATTCGCAGGCAATGAATGAATTAAAAGACTGTCCCAACCGAGAAACTATCAGATTAGGGGTGCCTACCGACTACATCGGATGTTATTTGAACAGTTGTTTGTTGGAATTTATCCGAGAATTCACCTGTATCGAACTCGTGATCGACACTGATGTCAGTGGGAATCTGTTTAAGCGCCTACAGCAGGGGGAATTTGACCTCATCGTTGCCACCCACTGGCAAACACCTATTAACGGTGAGTTGCTGTTCTCCCGCCGCTTTCATTGGGTTGCAGCCAAAGGTGGCAACGCACATAAACGCGAGACGATTCCGATGGCGCTTTACCCTGAAAACTGCCCGATACGTGCGCAGGTATTTGCCAACCATCAACTCAGTATGCGGCCAATTCATGTATTGTTATCGACCCCATCACCACAGGCCTTATGTATGGCGGTAGAGAATGATCTTGTCATTGCGCCCATTGCCGAGTTTCGCATTAATGAACAGATGCAAATATTGGATCCACTCGAATATGGCTTACCACCTCTTCCCCTCTTTAATGAATCTATTTATCTCAATCCAGAAACGCAAACAGACGCCACAATTCAGCTAATCGCATTACTCAAAGCAAATGTAGATCATTTATAAAATGCAAAATAATGCGTAATCTCGGTGAGATAAACAACGTTTTATCGCTAACCTAATTGAACGTATGCCAACATAAATGTTGGCATACGTATAAGTAGGAAATACTTTTTTAGCGCCGCTTAGAAATAATATCCGAAATTAATATTAACTCGCTTATCCCAACTATCACCGATTTCAGGTAAACCAACATGACCATTGTCACGAGTGGAGGCATACATGTTTTTACCCAAAATAAAATCGACCATGGTATAAGTCGGGCCTGCTGCAATGGCGCAGCCAGTCACATTTTGATAGCTGGTATCATAGCTATCATCGGATACATCCGGTGTCACCATGCCAAAATCATTATAGAACTTAAGACTACCCCAATCGGTCGTGACTGTCTTTGCGATATTAACACTGTATGCCTGCGCCTTAGAGGCAATCTCATACTGCCAATTGTAAGCAGCGACCGCTATTTTATTACTATCTATGGCATCGGCTGCATCATATTCATACTGCATAGCCTGCAGTTGTAGACCCCAACCATTGTAGGTCGCATCCAGATGAATCGCGACAGCATAGCGGTCACCATTGTTGCCTGTTGCATCGTTATAGATCTGGCCGTATTCGATAGAGCCACCCAAAAGTGTTTTGCCGCCTTCATAGCTCATCTCGTACATTTGACGTAGATTTAACTGGTTCGTCTCTTCGTTATTGTATTCGGTGCCGTTAACAATACCGCTGTACAGATCAGTTGAGTAACGATCGGCGCGGCCAGCACCATATTCTGCATTCTTATAGAAGGCTATTTCGGTCCCCCAAGCGCCCTTCTGGTATACCCCTTTCACTCCTAAGTCGTAATCATCTTCGAATCCTAAGTAGTAAGGCACACCAAACCAGAAGCTGTTTGAAATAAATCCAGGATTACCAAAAGGAACCTGATTCACGCCAAACTGAATCTGCCAGTCAGCACTAAGGTCGTAAAATCCATAACCATAACGCAGCGCTTGCCAGCCATCATAAAAACGGTATTCACTGGCAAGTCCCCACTCACCCAGCTTACCGTTAAACTTAATTGCCGCCATATCGAAAGTAAGATCGCCGCCCTTATCTTTTGAGCTCTGACTGTAATCTTTATAGGCATAATTCACCCTAACAGTACCGCCAACATCAATGCCATTTTGTGGTTCTTCTGCCTGCACCCCACTTGTTGTCAATGCGAGGAGAATCCATGCCGCGATAAGATATAAGTTTAGATTTTTCATCATTTACCTCTTTATTTCCCATGCAATTTTAGGTGCACGGTACCACTTCATATTGACCTTATTTTTGGCCTTATTTTTCCGTAATTACCACTTCAAGTTAGTCAGATCACACTGAATAACCTCATCTTTATTTGCCGGAGTCCCTGGATGTTTCGCCGACTCACACAGCAGTGTCGTGCCATAGTCATTGCGCTTGTCATGGGCATTACTTCTGGCCCAAACCGAAACAATAGCCCGCTCATGAGGCTTAGCTTCACAGCTACCATCGATATCAAAAGCATGTATTGTGTTCTGGTGAAAATACATCAAGGGATCTTGCTGATAGCTGCTGGCTAACCACATGGTATGGCCATTGTGCTGTGCGGCATCGAATTGAACTCTGCGCATCTTGTCATCTTGCTTCACCGTCTTGAGCAAGGGTGAATCAGCACGTACTGCAAAACTCTTAAATTGGTTGACGCATGCGGGCACGCGCATGTTGTAGTAGATCTCCGCAATCGCATGATTGTGATAGGGATAAAGCGTATCGACTGACTGCACTGTCATCCCCACTTCAGCACCCACCTTTTCACCATTAATCTCATCGATACGCAGTAATCCCCAATGACCGAAGATCTCAGCATAGGCATAACCACCGCGGATGTTGTTAAAATTCTTATCATTTCGCTTACTCTCTTCGGCATACATAGGAAACCAACCTGCTGCTGCCCACAAATTGGGTAGAGTGTTGGCGCTGATATCATATGGAAAGGCTGAAGGCATTTTCACTTCATCACCAGTGACCATCTTATAGAAATTATCAGTGAAGATCTGACCTAATTTCTGTACCTCTTTATTTGTCACCTTTGTTTTAAAGAATTCATCAAACGTTGTACGCTTGAAATACTGCGCAACGGGTGAGTGTTTGGTTAATTCGCCACCGGGGTTATAAATCCAATTAACCTCTTCACGGGCGCCGAAACATTGTTTGGCCTTGTCGGCGTTGTAGATCACTTGATAGATGTTTTTCACCATCAACTGCATGTCTCTGCGATCCATAATGCACATCTTATTTGCACTCAGGGTCGAATCGACAATGGCCTCATCAGAATTCAGGCAGTGACTGTTTTCGCCATTGGTTAACGCGATAGCGTAGGCCTTAAGGTAGGTTAGCGTCTCATCCCAAAGCATATCGAGATACTTTTGATCTGCTTTTGAATGCTTGACTGGTTCTCCCAAACACTTAAACCGCGCGTTGTATATATCTGCCTCGTCTAAAAAGTCAGGTATATCAGTCGCCATTGCAGCATTTGCTGATAACAATGACAGAGCAATGATTGCCTTTTTCATTCATCTCATCCTTATTCACATATTATTTTTCTAACCACTTACCGAGTGAATAATACGCTTGGAATCCATTCCAAAAATGTAGCCAGCACATAAGTAACTTTGCCTAGCGCACAAAACAACGCTAGTCACACAATTTATAAAATTATATTTAACAAGGGAGACTAATTTAAAAAATAAAAAAGCCCCTTAGTCATAATCACTAAGGGGCACATAAGGCGAGGATGTTAACTATAAATTTCTTTGCAGGGATAATTTAATTTGTCAATTCGCTATATTTATTTCACAAGCTTAGTTGTGCCCAATTTATATCATCTTAAAAATAAAGCGAGCTAATATCGAGTGATAGCCTAGGGTAATCCTAGGCCATGTCGGAGCCTTTACTCTTTATGCTTGTCAAACTTAAAGGTATGACAGTTACTGCATAAAGGTTGCTTCGGCTTATGTTCGCCATGACACTCCTGACAAGGCAGGTCTTTACCATAGTGAAGGTTGTTATGTGGATTCTGCCACTTGTCTTCTTCGCTACGGGCCGTTTTCTTGGCTAAGTCATCGACATCGTGACACTGCAGACAAGCCTGATCCGATGGGAATTGCTTGATGCCATTGTCATGACACACCTTACAATCTTTGCCGATCACCTCTTTGTGCCAAGGGCGTTGCTCTACCGCTTGAGCAGACAAACTCACTAAGCCACCTAAGACCAGCGCGAGTACAATATTTACCTTTTTCATTATTGATTCCTCTTATTTACTGGCCACTTAGGCTTGCATCATGCTGCGGGCGGCTGTCATACCCATCACCATACATTCTGGAATTGAGCAGCTCCCCAAACGGCTAACACCGTGAATACCGCCACAAACTTCTCCAGCGGCATACAAACCTGGGATAGGTTGACCCGTAAAGCTGTCTTTTACTTGCGCCTTGGTATTCACCTGCACACCACCTTGGCAGTAGTGCACTTTTGGCCATAGGCGAACCACGGTAAATGGCGCTTCGATATACTTATCTTTGGCCTTAGTCATGTTCTTGTTAAATTGCTTATCAACACCCGTTTTGACATAGCCGTTATATTCTTCAATCTGTGCTTTTAATGGCTCGATTGGTACGCCAAAGTGTTTCGCTAACTCCTCAAGAGTATCGAACTTCCAACCCACATTATATTTAAGTACTTTGGCAGTATTAGGATGCTGCTTAGAGTCCTTAAAACTCGTAATTAAAATGGGTGGTAGCGGTTCACCTTTAGCATCACGACATGCCAACTCCGCATCGGCTCGTGTTTTCCTGTCCGCAATCTCATCCATGAAGCGTTTACCAGTCATACAGTTAATCGCAATTGAATGTGGGAAATTAAAAATCGAATAATTAGATACATAGCCAAAGCCGCCTTCATCGGGCGAAGCCCATGGCCCAGATTGGATATGGGCAAGGTGGACAGGCACAGCCCCTAAGCGGAACATTTCCAACATGCCCTCACCGGTCGCGCCAGGCGCATTGGTACAGCCTACTTCAGAGGTTAGCGTCGGATCTTGCGCCATCCGAAAATCGATATTCTGCGCAAAGCCGCCGGTCGCCATAAGCACGCCTCGCAATGCTCGAATATTAACAACCTTCCCTGGTTGATCTTCAGCAAAGTGATAGTTTTCGCGCATTTTCACACCGACAACATTTCCCTTATCCCCCAAAATGAAACCTTCAAACTTAGCGCGGTTATGGGTCTTTACACCTAGCCTGCGGCACTCTTTTAGCAGAGGTTGAGTAATACCGGCACCACAACTCACACTCGTTTGGTAAGTTCGAGCAACGGAATGACCACCCAGTTGCTGCAAATATGGATGAAATTCAGCTCCAGCATCTAACGTCATTTGCAGCGCCTCTACAGCATGTGAAGCCACATGCCGTAATAAGCTCTCGTCTGCAATACCGCGGCCAGATGCAATTTGATCCGCAACCATTTTTTCAACTGAATCATCAATGCCTTCTTTTTTCTGCATTGGCGTCCCAGGTGCCGCGAATAAACCGCCATTAATTGCAGAGTTACCGCCGAAATAAGACATTTTTTCAAATATATGTACATCTTTAGCGCCTTTGCGAATAGCCTCTATACCTGCAGCTAATCCCGCAAAACCAGACCCCACAATTAGCACTTCAACTTCTTTATCCCATTTAACACCGTCGGCCTTTTCTGATAACGCCATAGCAGGTGCAGCAATCGCAACACCTGTAGCGGCACCTAAGCCTTTAATAAAATTACGGCGTCCTAGCAGATCATATTTGCTCATCTGTCATCACCCTTGTTGTTTTAATAGACAGGAACATATTAAAGATGGAACGCATTCCAAAACGAGAGAACATTTAAAGTTGCTTTAATCCAAATCGGCAACATCGCAGAAGTATTAAGTAACGTTAGTTTCTCTAAGAAAATTGACTTATGCAGATTTATGGAATTAATTCCAGAGACTTTGTTATCCAAACCTAATAACGGCAACAAATTCAATTTATTTGTTTAAATGTCACACGAGATATTGAGTTTCAGACATGCCTGGCCAAGTCAGTTAGTCAGTGACTTGTGCATGGCGTGAGTATCGGCAACTTGCGCGTTGTAATTTCGTATACTTAAACAATCGCAGAGTAGTTACTCTATTCTGTACATAGCCGTTTCTGAGATTGAGGGAGGTAATGGCTAAGTCACTGAGCAATAGCCTGCTCATCGGGCCTGAAGGTAAACGAACCTAAGTTATTTAAGGCACTTGGTTGTATTGTTTCGAGTTGGCGTTTTTATAGGAGACTTAAGGTAAGTGGCTTGATTGCTCTGAAAATCATGCCGTTCTGCTAATCTACATCAAAATCAGTTCAACCGATGTGGGAAACAAAGCTCCTTTAGAAACCAGCAAATAACTGCTGTTAATTCAGCGATTAATTATCCGTTGGCATAGCGAAAGTTGAATGTCTGGCTTATATATTTATGGAGGGAATAAGCCTGTATCAGGCGTCGGATAAACACATTTGAGCATAATCATCATTGCTGGGGTTTACATGCGTAATCTAAAGATAAGTCACCTATTACTTGGCGCGTTTGCGATTCCTATTATTGCGATTCTAGGGTTAACCATGATGGCTATTAGCAAAATGCAAGTCATCAATGATCAGTCCACCGTCATATCCAACGACTGGTTGCCCTCCGTGCGGGTCATTGAGCGACTCAACGGTCAAACCGCAGATCTTAGGGTATTAGAATCCCGACATATTCTTTCGTTGGATAGTGATCAGATGCAAGAAACCGAAAGAGAGCTGGATAAAACCAAAGCGCAAATCGATGAATCTATCCGCACCTACGAGCAACTGATCAGCGGCAATGAAGAACGAAATATCTTCAATGATTTTCAGCGCTTATATAAGGAATATCTGGTCGTTCATCAGAAGCTGCTGGTACTGTCACGGGCAAATAAAAACGAAGATGCTAAGCAATTGCTGCTGACGGAATCACTCACTGCGTATAACGAATATTCGGATTTATTGCTGAAGTTATCGGATCTGAATTACAAAGGCGCGCAGGATGCAAGCAGCTATGGCGATGTGATTTACGATGAATCGATCACAATAATGGTATCCATCTTAGTCATAGTGTCACTATTGGTGTTAGCCACCTCCATCTTCATCTCAAAATTTATTATTACCTCCATTAATACTGTGCAGAGTTTTATTGCCAAACTGGCTAATGGCGATCTTACCGACCGAATTCAGGATACCGGTAGCAATGAATTAGGCCTCTTGGCTCAGGGGTGTAATGAGACTGCCGATAAAATTTCTGAGATGACAGAGCAATTGATCACCGTCGCCGACAATACCGCCACTTCGGCCGAAATCCTCGCCTCCACCATGAATCAGGTAGAACAAAATTCCCAACACATGTTGGTTCAGGTCGAGCAAATTGCGACGGCGCTCAATGAAATGTCCAGTACCGCGCTAGAAGTGAGTAAAAATGCGACCGAGGCCGAAACCAGCGCCGGCGAAGCGATGGCAAATGTCTCTGAGGGCAATAAATCGCTCGGCGAGTCAGATAATATTTCAGTAAAAATCGGGGCGGCGATCCGAGATTCAGGCTCGATTGTGAATCAGTTGAAAGACTATTCCATCGAAATTGGCTCGGTTATCGATGTGATTACCAGTATTTCCGAACAAACCAACCTACTGGCACTCAATGCGGCGATTGAAGCGGCAAGGGCTGGTGAAGCGGGTCGCGGTTTTGCCGTTGTCGCCGATGAGGTTCGCTCTCTTGCGGCTAAAACCCAGCAATCCACCATTGATATCCAAGAAATTATTTCAAAATTACAGTCTCAGGCGGAAAAGGCCGACCATTATATGAAGGCCAACACCAGTTTGCTGGATGAGTCCCAAATGGTATCGGAAAAAGTGCGCAGAGCTTTTCAGGGGATTTCGGCCTCAGTCAACGCGATTTCTAACGTCAATACAGTGGTCGCTACGGCCTCAAGCGAACAATCGAGCGTGACCGAGGATATTTCCAGAAATATCTCTTCAACGGTAGAAATGGTCGATCAAAACGTGGTGGGCGTCGGCAGCGCCAGTAAGGCTTGCCACGATGTGTTATCAGAAGCGGGTAAGCAAAAACAATTACTCGCTTTCTTCAAGACCAAGCGTCGTCATTGATTAGGGAATAGGTTTAAGACTGTGGGTCGATTGTGAGTTACACCGAACCACTGTGCGTTAGCACGCTTGAGATCTAGCGCAGCCTAGGTTAGTGGAGTCTAGATTAGTGGGGCCTAGGCTGCGTAACAAAAGAGGATAAATATCTAATCGCAGACACTTTGACGTTCAATATGGAAGCTTTCTGTTGAAGCTCTGTAGTAACGCAAAGTGTCTGCGGCTCAAATTCAGCAATTTATTAAGTTGAACGTTCCGCTTGTTCTTCCCATGTCATCCGTTTGCGATAAATGGTCGATGGGCTGATATCTAGTAGTGCTGCCGCTTTAGGAACATTACCATCACACAGGGCAATCGCCCCTTCTATCGTTTGCTTTTCGGTTAACCACAGTGGTTGGATCCGCGTCTCTTGGATGTGTGGATGCGCATCTTGCGTGGACTCTGGCGCTAATTCGCTGCTTATCCGTGGAATAGCGTTATCTATGTTCTGCGAAGCGTGAAGCTGCGTATGGGTTTCAGTCTGGGCACTGTTTTGTGAAAGCGCATTAGTATGAACTTGTGCATGGCTCCTCACTTGCGAGGCCTGCTTCAGCGGTGCGGGGAACATGCTGGGCTCGACATGGCTTGCGTCATTGAGCACCACAATTTGGCGAATCACGTTCTGAAGTTGCCTCACATTACCCGGCCAATCATAGGCTTGCAGCATAGTCGCGGCTTGAGGGTTAAAGTCGACAAACTGTTTACCTTCTTCCTTGCTGTAGGTTTTTAATAACTGTTTAGCCAGCAATAGCACATCGCTGCCCCGCGCGCGCAAAGGGGGCAGTTCAATGGGGATAACATGCAGGCGGTAGAACAAATCCTCGCGAAAATGCCCAAGTTTGACTTCTTCCCAGGGTTCGCGATTGGTCGCGCTGATAAAACGAATATCCACATGCTCTTCCTTGGAGCCGCCCACCCGCTGGAAAGTCCCCGTTTGGATAAACCGCAGTAGTTTACTCTGGAGCTCTAAATCCATTTCGCAGATTTCGTCGAGGAACAAGGTGCCACCGTCGGCACGAGTCGCCGCGCCATCTCGGTTGCTGTGGGCGCCGGTAAATGCGCCCTTACAGTGGCCAAAAATTTCGCTTTCAATCAGATCCTTTGGAATAGAGGCGCAGTTTAAGGCGATAAAAGGCTTGTCGGCGCGGTTACCCACTTGGTGAATGGCCTGAGCGCACACCTCTTTACCCGTTCCGCTCTCCCCCATAATAAATACTGACGCCTTACTGTTAGCGACACAATCTATGGTTTTGTACACACTCTGCATTGCCAGCGAATCACCGATAAACCCTTGGTAATGGCCTTTCGGTAAGCTGTTTTCATATTGAGTGACGAGCTCTAAGAGTTGCTTTTGCTTGAGCGCATTGCGAACGGTAATAGAAAGCCTTTTACTATCAAAGGGTTTGACTAAAAAATCGAATGCCCCTGAACGCATGGCGTCGATGGCAATATCGATACTGCCGTGGGCGGTGATCATAATTGTGCTGATATGGGGATAGCGCTGCTGCACTTGCTTGAGGATATCCAGCCCCGACATATCCGGCAGCTTGATATCGAGGATCAGCAGATCGGGCTGCCAGTTGGACAATTCACTTAAGGCGTCTGCGCCGCAATGAGCATGGGTCACTTTTATGTCCTCGGCACGCAGATACTCAGTGTAGAGCGCGCTGAGTGACAGGCTATCTTCGACCAATAATGCAGAATAATTCATAGCTCTCCCTATTGAATAAAACGTTCCGTTAATACGCTGTGTGTCTGCTTACCAAGGACATCAATTTGTGCCATCAGCTCTGGGATGGCGCCCAGTTGCTGCTCTCGGGCGCAGGCTTCTAATTTTCGAGCGAGTACAAATAATGCCGCCGCC comes from the Shewanella seohaensis genome and includes:
- a CDS encoding sigma-54-dependent transcriptional regulator; protein product: MNYSALLVEDSLSLSALYTEYLRAEDIKVTHAHCGADALSELSNWQPDLLILDIKLPDMSGLDILKQVQQRYPHISTIMITAHGSIDIAIDAMRSGAFDFLVKPFDSKRLSITVRNALKQKQLLELVTQYENSLPKGHYQGFIGDSLAMQSVYKTIDCVANSKASVFIMGESGTGKEVCAQAIHQVGNRADKPFIALNCASIPKDLIESEIFGHCKGAFTGAHSNRDGAATRADGGTLFLDEICEMDLELQSKLLRFIQTGTFQRVGGSKEEHVDIRFISATNREPWEEVKLGHFREDLFYRLHVIPIELPPLRARGSDVLLLAKQLLKTYSKEEGKQFVDFNPQAATMLQAYDWPGNVRQLQNVIRQIVVLNDASHVEPSMFPAPLKQASQVRSHAQVHTNALSQNSAQTETHTQLHASQNIDNAIPRISSELAPESTQDAHPHIQETRIQPLWLTEKQTIEGAIALCDGNVPKAAALLDISPSTIYRKRMTWEEQAERST
- a CDS encoding LysR family transcriptional regulator, with the translated sequence MLKIELLESFIAIAECGNLSKAADKVCRTQSTLSLQVKKLEEVVGQSLLLRDNKGVALTEAGLTLLNYAYKMMQLNSQAMNELKDCPNRETIRLGVPTDYIGCYLNSCLLEFIREFTCIELVIDTDVSGNLFKRLQQGEFDLIVATHWQTPINGELLFSRRFHWVAAKGGNAHKRETIPMALYPENCPIRAQVFANHQLSMRPIHVLLSTPSPQALCMAVENDLVIAPIAEFRINEQMQILDPLEYGLPPLPLFNESIYLNPETQTDATIQLIALLKANVDHL
- a CDS encoding cupin domain-containing protein; its protein translation is MKKAIIALSLLSANAAMATDIPDFLDEADIYNARFKCLGEPVKHSKADQKYLDMLWDETLTYLKAYAIALTNGENSHCLNSDEAIVDSTLSANKMCIMDRRDMQLMVKNIYQVIYNADKAKQCFGAREEVNWIYNPGGELTKHSPVAQYFKRTTFDEFFKTKVTNKEVQKLGQIFTDNFYKMVTGDEVKMPSAFPYDISANTLPNLWAAAGWFPMYAEESKRNDKNFNNIRGGYAYAEIFGHWGLLRIDEINGEKVGAEVGMTVQSVDTLYPYHNHAIAEIYYNMRVPACVNQFKSFAVRADSPLLKTVKQDDKMRRVQFDAAQHNGHTMWLASSYQQDPLMYFHQNTIHAFDIDGSCEAKPHERAIVSVWARSNAHDKRNDYGTTLLCESAKHPGTPANKDEVIQCDLTNLKW
- a CDS encoding methyl-accepting chemotaxis protein: MRNLKISHLLLGAFAIPIIAILGLTMMAISKMQVINDQSTVISNDWLPSVRVIERLNGQTADLRVLESRHILSLDSDQMQETERELDKTKAQIDESIRTYEQLISGNEERNIFNDFQRLYKEYLVVHQKLLVLSRANKNEDAKQLLLTESLTAYNEYSDLLLKLSDLNYKGAQDASSYGDVIYDESITIMVSILVIVSLLVLATSIFISKFIITSINTVQSFIAKLANGDLTDRIQDTGSNELGLLAQGCNETADKISEMTEQLITVADNTATSAEILASTMNQVEQNSQHMLVQVEQIATALNEMSSTALEVSKNATEAETSAGEAMANVSEGNKSLGESDNISVKIGAAIRDSGSIVNQLKDYSIEIGSVIDVITSISEQTNLLALNAAIEAARAGEAGRGFAVVADEVRSLAAKTQQSTIDIQEIISKLQSQAEKADHYMKANTSLLDESQMVSEKVRRAFQGISASVNAISNVNTVVATASSEQSSVTEDISRNISSTVEMVDQNVVGVGSASKACHDVLSEAGKQKQLLAFFKTKRRH
- a CDS encoding flavocytochrome c, producing MSKYDLLGRRNFIKGLGAATGVAIAAPAMALSEKADGVKWDKEVEVLIVGSGFAGLAAGIEAIRKGAKDVHIFEKMSYFGGNSAINGGLFAAPGTPMQKKEGIDDSVEKMVADQIASGRGIADESLLRHVASHAVEALQMTLDAGAEFHPYLQQLGGHSVARTYQTSVSCGAGITQPLLKECRRLGVKTHNRAKFEGFILGDKGNVVGVKMRENYHFAEDQPGKVVNIRALRGVLMATGGFAQNIDFRMAQDPTLTSEVGCTNAPGATGEGMLEMFRLGAVPVHLAHIQSGPWASPDEGGFGYVSNYSIFNFPHSIAINCMTGKRFMDEIADRKTRADAELACRDAKGEPLPPILITSFKDSKQHPNTAKVLKYNVGWKFDTLEELAKHFGVPIEPLKAQIEEYNGYVKTGVDKQFNKNMTKAKDKYIEAPFTVVRLWPKVHYCQGGVQVNTKAQVKDSFTGQPIPGLYAAGEVCGGIHGVSRLGSCSIPECMVMGMTAARSMMQA
- a CDS encoding cytochrome c3 family protein, which encodes MKKVNIVLALVLGGLVSLSAQAVEQRPWHKEVIGKDCKVCHDNGIKQFPSDQACLQCHDVDDLAKKTARSEEDKWQNPHNNLHYGKDLPCQECHGEHKPKQPLCSNCHTFKFDKHKE
- a CDS encoding TetR/AcrR family transcriptional regulator, whose translation is MSSWEQRRDYLTQVALRSLRGHKTFDLCRSHLVQVSQISKGTIYNHFTTEADLIVAVASAQYDEWLFAAKQDAQRYPDPFSRFLYHHCYRLHQVLSQQRFVIERIMPNQTLLFEATTSCRQRFEKRCDEYTQWNRNTISEVGDIPGFNRTELVMDYLRGAMINSDDSNRQANDIQLYCQFSYALTQLMGHSDKRIPTEFVFAKWLSNLPSSSSAFSAA